A genomic window from Ruminiclostridium cellulolyticum H10 includes:
- a CDS encoding nucleoside kinase, giving the protein MSNNQIFVTINNQRYELEDSTTLLELSKRFEKEYVSTIVAARVNNDIKELSFEIKENAEISFLDLTDEDGMRIYRRSLYFIFIMAVQDVFPDRKAVISHPMSNGVYCEINGKDELSEDDVELVEKRMREIAAGKMPFEKKEISTESARKLYKESGKLDKYEVLEHRQKPYVTFYNCGGYENYYYGYMVPDTGYINCFALKFHKPGVVIQFPSRKEPCRLQPFTEQKKLFNVFIEYKKWVRILGVENIGSLNDIVKAGEIGDLIRVSEALHEKKIAQIADKITNHEEEKRIVLISGPSSSGKTTFANRLGIQLRVNGFIPKTISLDNYFVNRDRTPLDEDGEYDYEALEAIDVELFNTHLSELLNGSEVEVPLYNFETGSRESVGKKMVIRDNNILVIEGIHGLNDKLTEAVSCEDKYKIYVSALTSINIDDHNRIPSTDTRILRRIVRDNQFRGCSAINTINRWPSVRRGEEKNIFPFQENADIMFNSSLVYELCLLKVYAEPLLLKLGPDNERYSEVKRLIEFLSYFLPIDAKDVPNNSIVKEFIGGSCFF; this is encoded by the coding sequence ATGAGTAATAATCAAATATTCGTTACTATAAACAATCAAAGGTATGAATTGGAGGACAGCACTACCTTACTGGAGTTGAGTAAGCGCTTTGAAAAGGAATACGTATCCACCATTGTTGCAGCGAGAGTTAATAATGATATTAAGGAATTGAGCTTCGAAATAAAAGAGAATGCCGAAATTAGTTTTTTAGATTTAACTGATGAAGATGGTATGAGAATTTACAGGAGAAGCCTTTATTTTATATTTATTATGGCAGTCCAAGATGTTTTTCCAGATAGAAAGGCAGTAATAAGCCATCCTATGAGTAACGGTGTTTACTGCGAAATAAACGGTAAGGATGAACTTTCTGAGGATGATGTTGAGCTTGTGGAAAAGAGAATGAGAGAGATAGCTGCAGGTAAAATGCCATTTGAAAAAAAGGAAATTTCAACAGAAAGTGCAAGAAAGCTATATAAGGAAAGCGGGAAACTTGACAAGTATGAGGTTCTGGAACACAGACAGAAGCCATATGTGACTTTTTATAACTGCGGAGGTTATGAGAACTACTATTATGGGTATATGGTACCTGATACCGGGTACATTAACTGTTTTGCACTCAAGTTTCACAAGCCCGGCGTAGTCATCCAGTTTCCCTCCCGAAAAGAGCCTTGCAGACTTCAGCCTTTTACTGAGCAAAAAAAACTGTTTAACGTATTTATTGAGTATAAAAAATGGGTGAGAATATTAGGAGTTGAAAATATCGGATCACTCAATGACATTGTAAAGGCCGGCGAAATAGGGGATCTTATAAGAGTCAGCGAAGCTCTTCATGAGAAGAAGATTGCTCAGATTGCAGATAAAATTACAAACCACGAAGAAGAAAAAAGGATTGTACTTATTTCCGGCCCGTCATCATCGGGTAAAACTACTTTTGCTAACAGGCTCGGTATTCAGCTGAGGGTTAACGGTTTCATACCAAAAACCATTTCACTTGACAACTATTTTGTAAACAGAGACAGAACACCTTTGGATGAAGATGGAGAATATGATTATGAAGCACTTGAAGCTATTGATGTTGAACTATTTAATACACACCTGTCCGAACTGTTAAACGGGAGCGAAGTTGAAGTACCTTTATATAATTTTGAGACCGGATCAAGAGAATCGGTGGGCAAAAAAATGGTTATAAGGGATAATAATATCCTTGTAATAGAAGGAATACATGGACTGAATGACAAGTTGACGGAAGCTGTGTCCTGCGAAGATAAGTATAAAATCTATGTAAGTGCTTTGACATCTATAAATATAGATGATCATAACAGAATACCATCCACCGACACCAGAATATTAAGAAGGATTGTAAGAGATAACCAATTCAGAGGATGTTCTGCGATTAATACAATAAACAGGTGGCCTTCAGTAAGAAGGGGTGAGGAAAAAAACATATTCCCATTTCAGGAAAATGCAGATATTATGTTTAATTCATCTCTTGTATATGAGCTTTGTTTGTTAAAAGTATATGCAGAGCCTTTACTGCTAAAGCTTGGTCCTGATAATGAAAGATATTCGGAAGTAAAAAGGCTGATAGAGTTTTTAAGTTACTTCCTACCCATAGATGCAAAGGATGTTCCCAATAATTCAATTGTCAAGGAGTTTATTGGTGGAAGCTGCTTCTTCTAA
- a CDS encoding endonuclease MutS2 encodes MNKYAVTLEFNKIIEMLMENTVSQRAKENLSMLQPFLKEGECRRRMKETTNAKRILESLGTPPLSSMNELDRILDLCSKGAMLVPEQLEEVSQFLLACRRMKSYLKRTESLENDIAYYGSSIDALNDLCEEIEHSIRNGRVDDSASPKLKDIRRRKDNSHQQVRTKLESILRSKKEWFADSFVSMRNGHFVLPVRKEYKNMVVGSLIETSATGGTYFIEPSAVRRLQEEISALTVEEENEERKILYTLTSLVDEHSAVFKTNVDIMETLDAVFAKAKLSVQMKACEADIHMDRRIVIKAGRHPLLNQSECVPLDFEIGSGIRGVVITGPNTGGKTVALKTVGLLSIMAQSGLHVPAAMGSEFSMHNMILCDIGDGQSITENLSTFSAHITTINDILRQSTGESLVLLDEVGSGTDPAEGMGIATAILEDLKNKGCLFVATTHYPEIKDYAKKTPGLVNARMAFDKESLKPLYKLEIGEAGESCALYIAKRLGFPPHLLRLAHDAAYKEYPTKVNSENNESLLSPIGADSQSGIPPDLNAPVLIKENPKKNVPQNRSSRFNIGDSVMVFPQKEIGLVYQKANEHGEIGVQIKGQKKLLSHKRIKLHVPASELYPADYDFSIIFDTVDNRKARHKMGKRHNPELFIEYEN; translated from the coding sequence ATGAATAAATATGCCGTAACACTTGAATTTAACAAAATAATTGAAATGCTTATGGAAAATACCGTTTCTCAAAGAGCTAAAGAGAATCTTTCGATGCTTCAACCTTTTCTGAAGGAGGGAGAATGCAGAAGAAGAATGAAGGAAACTACCAACGCAAAAAGAATTCTTGAAAGTCTGGGGACTCCTCCTCTCTCTTCAATGAACGAGCTAGACAGAATTCTTGATCTTTGTTCAAAGGGTGCAATGCTTGTTCCTGAACAATTAGAAGAGGTTTCACAGTTTCTTCTTGCCTGCAGACGTATGAAATCATATCTCAAAAGGACCGAGAGCCTTGAGAATGATATTGCTTATTATGGAAGCTCAATAGATGCACTTAATGACCTCTGTGAAGAAATTGAACACTCAATCAGAAATGGACGGGTTGATGATTCTGCTTCACCAAAGCTGAAAGATATACGAAGAAGGAAGGATAATTCCCACCAACAAGTCCGTACCAAGCTTGAAAGTATATTAAGGAGTAAAAAAGAATGGTTTGCGGACAGTTTTGTTTCAATGAGAAATGGTCATTTCGTACTGCCCGTAAGAAAAGAATATAAGAACATGGTAGTCGGCTCGCTGATAGAAACCTCCGCCACAGGAGGAACTTATTTTATTGAGCCTTCCGCTGTACGCAGACTTCAAGAGGAAATATCCGCCCTTACAGTGGAAGAAGAAAATGAAGAAAGAAAAATCTTATATACTCTGACCTCATTAGTGGATGAACATTCAGCTGTATTTAAAACTAACGTAGATATAATGGAAACTCTTGATGCAGTTTTTGCTAAGGCTAAGCTTTCAGTTCAGATGAAGGCCTGTGAAGCTGATATTCATATGGACCGCAGGATTGTTATCAAAGCCGGACGCCACCCTCTTCTTAATCAATCGGAATGTGTTCCTCTTGACTTTGAAATCGGTAGTGGTATAAGAGGAGTTGTTATAACTGGGCCAAATACAGGAGGAAAAACAGTGGCCCTTAAAACTGTAGGGTTGCTTTCAATCATGGCACAAAGCGGACTTCATGTTCCCGCCGCCATGGGAAGTGAATTTTCAATGCATAATATGATTTTATGTGATATCGGAGACGGACAGAGTATTACCGAGAACTTGTCAACTTTTTCGGCACACATAACAACCATAAATGATATTCTAAGGCAATCCACGGGAGAAAGCCTTGTCCTGCTTGACGAAGTAGGCTCTGGAACCGACCCGGCAGAAGGTATGGGTATAGCTACCGCAATTCTGGAAGATTTGAAAAACAAGGGCTGCCTGTTTGTAGCAACTACTCATTATCCTGAAATAAAGGACTATGCCAAAAAAACACCCGGTCTTGTAAATGCCAGAATGGCTTTTGACAAGGAAAGTTTGAAACCTTTGTATAAACTTGAAATTGGTGAGGCCGGGGAAAGCTGTGCCCTGTATATTGCAAAAAGGCTTGGCTTTCCCCCACATCTTCTCAGGCTTGCTCATGATGCCGCCTATAAAGAGTACCCTACTAAGGTTAATTCAGAGAATAATGAATCCTTGTTAAGCCCTATTGGAGCGGACAGCCAGTCCGGAATTCCACCTGACTTAAATGCACCTGTTCTTATAAAGGAAAACCCAAAGAAAAATGTACCACAAAACAGAAGCAGCAGATTTAACATTGGAGATAGTGTTATGGTCTTTCCTCAGAAAGAAATAGGGCTGGTTTATCAAAAAGCCAACGAACATGGTGAAATAGGTGTTCAGATTAAAGGACAAAAAAAACTTCTTTCCCACAAAAGAATAAAACTACACGTACCAGCCAGCGAGTTATACCCAGCTGACTACGACTTTTCAATAATATTTGATACTGTGGACAATCGCAAAGCAAGACACAAGATGGGGAAAAGACATAATCCTGAGTTGTTTATAGAGTATGAAAATTAG
- a CDS encoding DRTGG domain-containing protein translates to MTLECLLQKIDGKVLTGNFKEITLENVYICDLLSWVISHARKGDAWITVLTNVNVPAVALLTQVGCVIIPENIEVEELTLRKAKENGILMIGTQYNAFEICKRFINQ, encoded by the coding sequence ATGACATTAGAATGTTTATTACAGAAAATTGATGGTAAGGTATTAACGGGTAACTTTAAAGAAATTACTCTTGAAAATGTTTACATATGCGATTTATTGAGTTGGGTTATATCTCATGCAAGAAAAGGTGACGCATGGATTACTGTACTTACAAATGTTAATGTACCTGCGGTTGCACTTCTGACCCAAGTAGGCTGTGTTATTATTCCGGAGAACATTGAGGTAGAGGAGCTGACATTAAGAAAAGCGAAGGAAAACGGTATTCTTATGATAGGCACACAATATAATGCTTTTGAGATTTGTAAAAGGTTTATAAATCAATAG
- a CDS encoding LacI family DNA-binding transcriptional regulator, translating into MNNIFDIARMAGVSKTTVSRVINNQPGVREETRIKVQEAIKKLNYVPNHAARSLVSRKSGVIGVVLNEFNASVYLKLANYLEKFAYNYNYNVVFCSSNDNYESKSRYVQYFTGGAADGLILFGSDTRDKELVKRILKTGFPLVLIENYFNDINVNDVIINNFSGAVNAVNYLVGLGHRKIAHITGNVNHRAALERLNGYIRALNENGLAYSKEYVINTDSGEQSGCKAADQLLKLKEPPTAVFTFNDMQGYEVIQRASELGLSVPRDLSVVGFDNIYDIFRFIPSNVRLTSMKQPMEKVAEAAIQLMVANIDNADEQPKVISFETELFHGTSCCERK; encoded by the coding sequence TTGAACAATATTTTTGATATAGCAAGGATGGCGGGAGTATCAAAAACTACCGTTTCCAGAGTAATAAACAATCAGCCTGGAGTAAGAGAAGAAACTCGGATAAAGGTACAGGAGGCCATAAAAAAGCTGAATTACGTTCCGAATCATGCTGCAAGGAGTCTTGTTTCAAGAAAATCCGGAGTTATAGGTGTTGTTTTAAATGAGTTTAATGCTTCTGTATATCTCAAGCTTGCAAATTATCTGGAGAAATTCGCCTATAATTACAATTACAATGTAGTTTTTTGCAGTTCAAATGATAACTATGAGTCAAAATCAAGATATGTCCAATATTTTACAGGTGGTGCTGCAGACGGACTTATACTTTTCGGAAGTGACACTAGAGACAAAGAGTTGGTCAAAAGAATTCTCAAAACTGGATTTCCATTAGTACTAATAGAAAATTATTTTAACGATATAAATGTTAATGATGTAATTATTAATAATTTTTCCGGAGCAGTAAATGCGGTCAATTATTTGGTAGGATTGGGACACCGTAAAATAGCACATATTACAGGAAATGTAAATCATAGGGCGGCACTGGAACGCCTTAATGGTTATATTAGAGCCTTGAATGAAAATGGTTTAGCCTATAGCAAGGAATATGTTATTAATACCGATTCTGGTGAGCAAAGTGGCTGTAAAGCGGCAGACCAATTGCTTAAATTAAAGGAACCACCCACTGCGGTATTTACATTTAATGATATGCAGGGTTATGAGGTAATACAAAGGGCATCCGAGTTGGGACTAAGTGTTCCTAGGGATTTATCAGTTGTTGGGTTTGATAACATTTACGATATATTCAGATTCATACCTTCGAATGTTAGGCTAACTTCCATGAAACAGCCCATGGAAAAGGTAGCGGAGGCTGCAATACAATTAATGGTGGCTAATATTGATAACGCGGACGAACAGCCTAAGGTAATCTCATTTGAAACAGAATTATTTCATGGTACTTCTTGTTGTGAAAGGAAATAG
- a CDS encoding peptide chain release factor 3 — protein MPDLKSEIKKEVSRRKTFAIISHPDAGKTTLTEKLLLYGGAIRLAGSVKARKANKYAVSDWMEIEKQRGISVTSSVMQFEYNDYCINILDTPGHQDFSEDTYRTLVAADSAVMLIDGAKGVEAQTIKLFHVCKMRGIPIFTFVNKMDRASKDPFELMEEIEQVLGIRSYPMNWPIGTEGDFKGIYNRNLSQIELFGGGAHGQTQVSSTVGKVDDTIFTDLLGSHYHDKLCEDIELLDMAGEEFDREKIRCGELTPMFFGSAMTNFGVQPFLEAFLELAPSPGIKETSEGEIDPENNKFSGFIFKIQANMNPTHRDRLAFLRVCSGKFTKGMTVRHVNAGKDVRLSQPQQFMAQERTIVEEAYPGDIIGLFDPGIFKLGDTLYEGNNNVRFESIPIFPAEFFARVSPADTMKRKQFIKGIEQLSEEGAIQVFKQIDIGIEALIIGVVGALQFEVLEYRLKNEYGVSLRIQNLPFRHARWIENEGLDPRKLNLPSTSIIVQDKEERNSILFENEWSIRMAEERNKDLKLIDIATQDFKVQK, from the coding sequence ATGCCTGATTTAAAAAGTGAAATTAAAAAAGAAGTATCCCGTAGAAAAACTTTTGCTATTATTTCTCACCCTGATGCAGGAAAAACCACTTTGACCGAAAAACTTCTCCTTTATGGAGGAGCTATAAGACTTGCTGGTTCTGTCAAGGCAAGAAAAGCCAATAAATATGCTGTGTCCGACTGGATGGAAATTGAGAAGCAAAGAGGAATATCCGTTACCTCCAGTGTAATGCAGTTTGAATATAATGACTATTGTATCAATATATTGGATACACCCGGCCACCAGGATTTCAGTGAGGATACCTACAGAACTCTTGTTGCTGCGGATAGTGCAGTCATGCTCATAGACGGTGCGAAAGGTGTGGAGGCACAAACAATAAAGCTTTTTCATGTATGTAAGATGAGGGGTATTCCCATATTTACATTTGTAAACAAAATGGATCGTGCCAGCAAGGACCCCTTTGAACTGATGGAAGAAATCGAACAGGTTCTCGGAATTCGTTCATATCCTATGAACTGGCCAATAGGTACCGAAGGCGATTTTAAAGGTATTTATAATAGAAATCTTTCACAAATAGAACTTTTTGGCGGCGGTGCACATGGACAAACCCAAGTATCATCTACAGTGGGTAAAGTTGATGATACGATATTTACAGACCTTTTGGGAAGTCATTACCATGACAAGCTTTGTGAAGATATAGAACTGTTGGATATGGCAGGGGAGGAATTTGATAGGGAAAAAATCCGCTGCGGCGAGCTGACTCCTATGTTCTTCGGAAGTGCCATGACCAATTTCGGTGTTCAACCGTTCCTTGAAGCCTTTCTGGAACTGGCTCCTTCACCCGGAATCAAAGAAACTTCCGAAGGCGAAATCGACCCGGAAAATAACAAATTCTCAGGTTTTATATTTAAAATTCAGGCAAACATGAATCCTACTCATAGAGACAGACTTGCTTTTTTAAGAGTTTGCTCCGGGAAATTTACAAAAGGTATGACCGTAAGACATGTAAATGCAGGAAAGGATGTACGTCTTTCACAGCCTCAGCAATTTATGGCTCAGGAAAGAACAATCGTAGAAGAGGCGTATCCCGGTGACATCATTGGTTTGTTTGATCCAGGCATTTTCAAATTGGGAGATACTTTATATGAAGGAAACAACAATGTAAGGTTCGAAAGTATTCCTATCTTCCCTGCCGAATTCTTTGCAAGAGTTTCCCCTGCGGATACAATGAAGCGAAAGCAGTTTATCAAGGGAATAGAGCAATTGTCAGAGGAAGGTGCCATACAGGTATTCAAGCAGATTGATATAGGTATAGAAGCACTGATAATCGGAGTTGTAGGTGCTTTACAGTTTGAAGTACTTGAATACAGGCTAAAGAACGAGTATGGTGTATCCCTTCGTATTCAGAATCTCCCATTCAGACACGCAAGGTGGATTGAGAATGAAGGATTGGATCCGAGAAAATTAAACTTGCCAAGTACATCTATTATTGTTCAGGATAAAGAGGAGAGAAATTCCATTTTATTTGAAAACGAGTGGTCTATTCGTATGGCAGAAGAAAGAAACAAGGACCTTAAACTTATTGATATAGCTACTCAGGATTTTAAAGTTCAAAAATAA
- a CDS encoding zinc-ribbon domain-containing protein: MEDKTLTCKDCGATFTFTVGEQQFYAEKGFTNEPARCPDCRRAKKASQKSFNGGFNRR; the protein is encoded by the coding sequence ATGGAAGATAAAACTCTAACTTGTAAAGATTGCGGTGCAACTTTTACATTTACGGTTGGCGAGCAACAATTTTACGCCGAAAAAGGATTTACTAATGAACCAGCAAGGTGCCCAGATTGCAGAAGAGCAAAAAAGGCATCTCAGAAAAGCTTTAATGGCGGATTTAACAGAAGGTAA
- a CDS encoding TrmH family RNA methyltransferase — MNYIQSSQNSTIKDIKSLHLKKNRDAHGLYFVEGIRFVSDAIDNGQSIAKIIISEKLEGLNGGSELIEKVKGACSDISLVPEKIFREVSDTQTPQGILAVIKKNKYSFDKVITEGSSVVILDCLQDPGNAGTIIRTADAAGISAVLMSKGCVDLYSPKVLRSTMGSVFHIPIFEGLNITEIIRVLKQNDYKVIASHLSGKNNYFQEDLTGRSAIIVGNEANGISDETAYMADSLVKIPMPGKAESLNASVAASVMIYEIVRQKSHIQFL, encoded by the coding sequence ATGAATTATATTCAAAGCAGTCAGAATTCAACTATAAAGGATATAAAGTCACTACACTTAAAGAAAAACAGGGATGCACATGGCTTGTATTTTGTGGAGGGAATACGCTTTGTCAGCGATGCCATAGACAATGGACAGAGTATAGCAAAAATTATTATTTCTGAAAAGCTGGAAGGCCTAAATGGTGGCAGTGAACTGATTGAAAAGGTTAAAGGTGCTTGCAGCGACATAAGCCTTGTCCCGGAAAAAATATTCAGAGAAGTCTCCGATACTCAAACTCCTCAGGGTATTCTTGCGGTTATTAAAAAGAATAAATACAGTTTTGATAAGGTAATTACAGAAGGTAGTTCTGTTGTGATATTGGATTGCCTTCAAGACCCCGGCAATGCAGGCACCATCATAAGGACAGCAGATGCTGCGGGAATTTCGGCTGTTCTTATGTCAAAGGGCTGCGTTGACCTTTATTCTCCAAAAGTTCTCAGATCTACAATGGGTTCTGTTTTCCATATTCCCATATTTGAAGGATTGAATATTACAGAAATCATTCGTGTACTTAAACAAAACGACTACAAGGTAATAGCTTCTCATTTATCAGGAAAGAACAACTACTTTCAGGAGGATCTGACAGGCAGGAGTGCCATAATTGTGGGCAACGAGGCAAACGGAATATCTGATGAGACAGCCTATATGGCGGACAGCCTCGTAAAAATACCCATGCCCGGCAAAGCAGAATCCTTAAATGCTTCTGTTGCAGCTTCAGTTATGATATATGAAATAGTAAGACAGAAAAGTCATATACAATTTCTATAA
- a CDS encoding GH36-type glycosyl hydrolase domain-containing protein, translating to MRFGYFDRKNREYVVTRPDTPTPWINYIGSGNYGGIVSNTGGGYSFHKDPQNRRVTRYRYNNIPMDRPGRYVYIRNKDTGEYWNPGYQPVQKKLDGYSCRHGLGYSVLTGEYKGVIGEVTYFVPDDKNFELWFVKVSNTRSIQQNLQIFAYSEFCFWDAIMDQQNVDWVQQINQGRFDDGIITYHPHHVSDNAAFFATGEKVSSFDTNLETFIGRYRSEGNPIAVEQGACSNSISYRTNGVGAFCIDCDLGPNEERELVFVLGFAEEKSEIRKDIKEYLLPENAKAAFSRLQASWLDFTSKLSVETPDEDMNLFVNIWNQYQCKTTLNWSRFVSLYQLGLGRGMGIRDSAQDTLGVMHTIPAEAKEVIIKLLKCQYTDGRAYHLFFPLTGEGGQGDAPVKKFDWYSDDHLWLILAVNAYIKETGDFEFLNMEVPYNDKITSQTVMRHLDMALEFTNNNRGPHNIALAGRADWNDTLNLDTGKGVAESVFTSMLYCRALIEMIEILDYLKNTDMIKKYSDMYEDMKNAINDTCWDGEWYKRAFDDNSQPLGSKENKFGKIFINSQSWAVLSKVAENGRANESMESVEKYLNSKYGVVTMYPAYTEYDTTKGGVTTFPPGTKENGGIFLHTNPWVMISEVMLGHGDKAFMYYNQILPGKRNDDAELYEVEPYVYCQNILGKEHPQFGIGRNSWLSGTAAWNMVASSQYILGIRANYDSLTVDPCIPSSWKGFKATRVFRGATYYIEVQNPNRVCAGVEKIIVDGVETEKIPVFEAGTEHNVVVVMK from the coding sequence ATGAGATTCGGGTATTTTGACCGAAAGAACAGGGAATATGTAGTAACAAGGCCTGATACACCGACGCCATGGATTAACTACATAGGCAGTGGAAATTATGGTGGTATAGTTTCCAATACAGGGGGAGGTTACAGTTTTCATAAGGACCCTCAAAATCGCAGAGTTACACGCTACAGGTATAATAATATACCTATGGACAGACCCGGAAGGTATGTATACATAAGAAACAAGGACACAGGGGAGTACTGGAATCCAGGCTATCAGCCCGTACAGAAGAAACTGGACGGATACAGCTGCCGTCACGGACTTGGCTACAGTGTTTTGACCGGGGAATATAAAGGAGTTATAGGCGAGGTTACATATTTTGTACCTGATGATAAGAACTTTGAACTATGGTTTGTCAAAGTATCTAATACTCGCAGCATACAGCAGAATCTTCAGATTTTTGCATACTCGGAGTTTTGCTTCTGGGATGCAATAATGGATCAGCAGAATGTTGACTGGGTACAGCAGATTAATCAGGGCAGATTTGATGATGGAATTATTACCTACCATCCTCATCACGTTAGTGACAATGCCGCTTTTTTTGCAACGGGTGAAAAGGTAAGCAGCTTTGATACCAATCTTGAAACCTTTATTGGAAGATATAGATCGGAAGGCAATCCTATTGCCGTAGAACAGGGAGCTTGCAGTAATTCCATATCCTACAGGACAAACGGTGTCGGTGCCTTTTGTATAGACTGTGACCTTGGCCCCAATGAAGAACGTGAGTTGGTTTTTGTGCTTGGGTTTGCAGAGGAAAAATCAGAGATAAGAAAAGACATAAAGGAATATCTTTTGCCCGAAAATGCTAAAGCGGCGTTTAGCAGACTACAGGCTTCATGGCTTGACTTTACATCCAAGCTCAGTGTTGAAACACCTGATGAGGATATGAATCTGTTTGTAAACATATGGAATCAGTATCAGTGCAAAACTACCCTCAACTGGTCAAGATTTGTTTCACTGTATCAGCTGGGTCTTGGGAGAGGTATGGGTATCAGAGACAGTGCACAGGATACACTTGGCGTAATGCATACGATACCTGCCGAGGCAAAGGAGGTTATTATAAAGCTTCTTAAATGCCAGTATACAGACGGAAGAGCATATCATCTGTTTTTTCCGCTTACAGGAGAAGGAGGACAGGGGGATGCTCCCGTCAAGAAATTTGACTGGTATTCCGACGACCATTTGTGGCTGATACTTGCTGTAAATGCTTATATAAAGGAAACTGGAGATTTTGAGTTTTTGAACATGGAAGTTCCGTATAACGATAAAATTACCTCACAGACCGTAATGCGGCACCTTGATATGGCATTGGAATTTACAAACAATAACCGAGGCCCTCATAATATTGCGTTGGCGGGACGTGCTGACTGGAATGACACACTTAACCTTGATACAGGTAAGGGTGTTGCAGAAAGTGTATTTACGTCTATGCTATATTGCAGGGCATTAATAGAAATGATTGAAATACTGGATTACCTTAAAAATACAGATATGATAAAAAAGTATTCCGACATGTATGAGGATATGAAGAACGCTATAAATGATACCTGTTGGGATGGAGAATGGTACAAGAGGGCTTTTGATGATAACAGTCAGCCTCTTGGTTCAAAGGAAAATAAGTTCGGTAAAATATTCATAAATTCCCAGTCATGGGCAGTTTTAAGCAAGGTAGCGGAAAACGGAAGAGCAAATGAGTCAATGGAATCCGTTGAGAAGTATCTCAATTCGAAATATGGAGTTGTAACTATGTATCCTGCTTACACAGAGTATGACACCACAAAAGGAGGAGTAACTACATTTCCACCGGGAACAAAGGAGAATGGAGGGATCTTCCTTCACACGAATCCTTGGGTAATGATTTCAGAGGTAATGCTCGGTCACGGGGACAAGGCCTTCATGTACTATAATCAGATTTTGCCGGGCAAAAGGAATGATGATGCGGAGTTGTATGAGGTAGAGCCGTACGTATACTGCCAGAACATTCTCGGCAAGGAGCATCCTCAGTTTGGTATAGGCAGAAATTCCTGGCTTTCGGGAACAGCTGCATGGAATATGGTAGCATCAAGCCAGTATATACTGGGAATAAGGGCAAACTATGATTCACTGACGGTAGATCCGTGTATCCCTTCAAGCTGGAAGGGTTTTAAAGCTACAAGAGTATTCAGAGGTGCCACCTATTATATAGAAGTACAAAATCCAAACAGAGTTTGTGCAGGGGTCGAAAAAATAATTGTTGATGGCGTTGAGACGGAAAAGATACCTGTTTTTGAGGCAGGAACAGAGCACAATGTAGTCGTTGTAATGAAATAA